The Oryza brachyantha chromosome 7, ObraRS2, whole genome shotgun sequence genomic interval CATCAGACAGTTCAGAAAATCTCTCAGCTTCAGTCTGATAGTAATCTGCCCCCATCATCATGGTGTCCTATACcaagtttgtttctttttgttaagGATCTTGAAGAATTAGACATCATATAGTTCAACAAAAATTCCATTAGACCATTACCAACATGTAGAGAACTTAGTGATTGCTTCAGCATAAGTTGGCAAAACTAAATGTACCTATTGgtttaaaaatactatatgaAAATGTTTCATGGTTAAGGGTAGACAAGccaacaaaaatagaaaaagaaattcatatgGCATCAACAGTCCTTGGTGAGACTGCAATAAATGATGTTATTGAAGAAAATTAGATAAATAACGTAATCAAAAGAAACACATTGACACTGTAGGCCACTAACTCGAAACTATGAAGTTCCAATCTGTTTCCTGTGGTGCAGCTAATATAAATGGATTGTATGGTCAAAAAATTAGGGGGAAAAGGCtatttgtttttgctttttcaAGCATTGAAACAGTACCTCTGTCTAAATACAAGTTCTGATGATTAGTCATGCAGGCTTAGTGCTATACTAAGATTATGCATTGGTATGGTTTCATCCATCTCTGAATTAGTTATTTGAACGAAAGGCTTCTGAAATCGGAATTTCAACTACCCCTGTGAGTACATTAAATTATGAGTATTCAAGAATTTACCTTCAGCTGCACCCCTGGTTCTAATCTTGAACGGACACCAATAACTGAGTGTTCAACACTGCATTCTGTTAGAAAGCACCCATGGGAAACTATAGAGTTCACAACCTGCACGTAAATGGTTAACATAAAGAAAAGCCAGCATGGAAAGTATTATAAAGAAACCATCTCCTAGGAGAACCTAGACCTTGCAGTTTTCCACCTTCGTTGGAGGCAAAAATTTAGGAGATGTGAAAATGGGCTTTACAGGATCATAAAAATAGAAGTTTGGAGACTGCAAAGATAATACCGAATTCATTAGAAAAATTGTCCATGCAAATAAAGATTATGGATGGAGACAGTGTTAATTGAAAAGCAAACCTGATCGGTAAGAGCAAGATTTGCCTCAAAGAATGACTTTATTGTCCCAATATCTTCCCAGTAACCATCAAATAGATAAGCCTGTCATCACAGAAGAAGGAATGCTGCATTCATAATCAGGGTTTTGTGGAAAGTAAGGTTGCATGCtcattttagaaatatgcAGAATTTGTAACGGTTGATTTATGACAATGCAATTCCTTATGCAAATGCAATTTGGAGGATTATGAAGTTGTACGTACCTGCACATTGTAGTCTTTTGCAGCCATTGGAATAACTTCTGAGCCAAAATCATTTGCTGTAGGATAATGTCCTCTAAAATAGATACAGAACAAAGTATCAGTATAGCTCAAACTGGCAAGAAAATAAGAACGAGCGAGCGGAGTCAATCCCAGGAATGCTattttagtaaataaaatcAGAAGTACGTCTAGTATATAATAGATCATTTCATATTGTTGAACATTTGACTCTTGTTATACATCGCAAAAGAAAGTTACCGAACCAGTTAAATGCTTGAAATAGAAAATCAAACTGCAGCGCAATTGGAACATTTATTTATCATGCAAACATAGTTCGCAAGATTAAGGAAATCATTGTTCATAAGATATTAGCATTACCTTAGAAGTCTTAATAAGATATCAGTCCTGAATACATATATTCCCATTGAAGCCATGTATTTGTGTGTATCTGCAATTTCTGGGCTCAAACCAAAAATCCCCATATCTAGTTGCTGCATTAACAAATAATagattattttcaaaattattcatTAAAGCTAATAAATCAAGGCAATTGACTTAATGATGAAGAAATATGTAATAATCTAGATAAtattgaaaaaggaaaaaaacattgtGAATAAAACGATTAACATATGGAATAAAAGGTGATGAAGCGCATTCAGTTCACATTTGTCTAAAGAAATCATTAAGTATTCATTTAATTTGTCTTTGATTCAGTGGAGACGCATATACCATTGATTTCAAGCTTTCACCCTTGGGCTTTTCAAGAAAATCAGTAATGCGCCCGTTCCTGTCAGTCTTCAGCAATCCAAAATCAGAAGCTCGACTGCAAGTAGAcgtcataattttttataagagtTATATGTCATCATCTGACCCATCAATTATATACAGAAATCCATGTATATTGACTACAGGGCAAGTTGTTATATAATTGAACTGAGATTCTCTAACTCTGTCCAATATTGATGATTAGCATGACACAAGTAAACCTCTAGAACTCTGAAGAATTGACAGCATACATTCCTGCTAACAAACTAGAATAAAAACAGATTAAAACGAATAAAGCAATCCAAACAGGGTAAAGATGAAGGACCTCTCATCCACAGGAACACAAGCAACTGAAATATCAGCACCTTTGTCAACATGCTTCTGCAAAAGAACTCATtattcagatttttttcttatgctacTCAgataaagtgaaaaaaaaaatcttgactCTTTAACATTATCATCGAGTTCACCTGGACAAAGTCCATGTAATCCATCCTATACAGATGATCACCAGATAGAATTAGTATGTTCTCTATGCGTTTGAGCCTTGcatccttgaaaaaaatagCAGGCGAGTTAAAACTGGGGAGGCGATAGCATTCTGTGATAAACAACAAAGATTATGACGTGGCACTAGAGAAACCTCAAATAGCCACAGGAATTGTCTGACTGCATCAGCTGTTCCCTGGAACCATCGCTTTCCTGACTCCCCTACTGTCTGGGTAGCTGCCAGCACCTACCcaacaagcaaaacaagcCACCATAGAACATTATCAATCGGAGATAACCAACACTCGGCCACGACTGCATGTTTTGCTCGTTTGCACTCATAACTGACACAAATCAGACCCAACATCTTACCTCCACAAACCCATCACCAAATCCAACTCCCTCACCAATGTTATAGGTGCGTGCAATGTGGTGGTTGAGAGATTGGGAGTTGAACTGCGTGAGAACGTAGATCTTGTTTATCTTGCTGTTTATGCAGTTGCTCATCGGGATATCGATCAGCCTGTAACATCCCCCAACAGGCACCTAACACCAAGAGCAGACGACAACGCAATCACTACCTAGTTCTGTAATCATCTCACGgttaaataaatcaatcaatAATGGTAGTCAAATGCAACCGAAATCACAATTGTTTGAACACCACTAATGAAATGCATACCAAATGCATGACGAAATGTGTGTGTAAACTGCAAAGAGAGGATTAATTATATGATATGGTTTGGTTACCGCGGGCTTGGCCCTGGTTCGCGTGAGGGGGAAAAGGCgcgtgccggcgccgccaccgaggATGATGGACGCCACCGTGTCCGGGCCCACgtccctccgcgccgccgcagccgccgccgcgcccggtGCGGCCGCATCCGCCTGCTCCAtctgtcaccaccaccaccccgaAAGCACAAGCGCCCGCCCATGAATGATGAATCCACCCCCCACGACGGAGATCACCCTCGCCCGACCCAGCACGCACGCAGACCTACCTTGATCCCCTGGGGCGCTTCGGCGAGGACGCAGctggcggctgcggcggaCGCCGCGCGGCGCGTCGCGGCGACGCGCGAGCGGCGGCACCTCGCGGCCGCAGCAGGGCGaaggcgggggcggggggacgccggcgccgtggcggCCCAGGAGCAGGTCGCCATTGCCGCGCGGGAAGGTTCTAGAAGGTAGAGAGGGAGTCAGTCACGCggtggagaggggaggggaggagaggaggggaggagagggagggggttttggagggagaggaagaagggggAGGGCGGATCGAGAGGAGAGTGGGGGGAGGCGCGCGAGTTACGAGGGCAGGGGGGCGGTGGGGGCTACTTTGACCCGGCTTCGGAGCACATCCACCGTCCGTTTGTGCATCCCGACATGCAGGCCACATGTTCCCCCCCGACCTGCGAGGTTTGTCCAGTTTGCCAACTCATTTTCATCTCATGCAGAAGCTCTAAATTACGTTTGTGGAAAAAGAAGCTACTCCTTTCGATTTAGCATGGGGTAAGGCTTTTAgatatatttagattatttattgattaatgtatattgttttacATACATGTCTcaatttattatgatttatatgaatacagACGATTGCTACAAAGTCCTCGCACGATATCTTCTCTTGTTTGTGTACTCTTACGTTCcaacaatattttattgattaGTTGCTACGTGGATAGATGAAAAAGTGCTCAAATCATACTAAGCAATCATGTAAACACATGGAGGATCAAGTAAGCGCTCGTTTAGTTCACGAAAACTTTTGGGTTGggtgtcacatcggatgtttgaccggatgtgaGAAGACTATATCGgcgattaattaaaaaactaattacacagggTTTAATAAAACTacgagacaaattttaaacctaattaatttgtcattagtatatgtgagttaatgtagcacttatgacgaATCAttaactaattaggctcaaaagatccgtctcgcaAATTCCTTCAAACTATCTAactagttatttttaactaattaatgctctatatatgtgtctaaagattcaatTGCTTTTGATTTGTGTGAacgtgaaaatttttacaaactaaactgGGCCTAACCAAATTGGCTGTCGCTACGCAACTATCGTATTAACCATCGTTGTCACACAATCATGCCACATATATATGATTCATTTGCTTTTGATTATTTGGGTTGCCTtttttcctctgtttttttggaTACTAGTTTGATAAAGCTATTAGCGTCATAATTTTAGTTCATttgctattattattataacaATATTCATGCGATGTTCTTTTCGTGAGGTTTGGGctagttttggtttttttttattttctttttactctttttattttatttatattgtcGAAGGCTAAGCTCCTCGAGCGGGAGTTTGATGAACCCCTTTTAATTCAGTCTAGGGTGCAGAGTTGGGTCCGTTAAAAGTCTCCCATTTCAAGAAAAGATGCAAAGGGAGTTATACAGGTTTGGGTCGCCCGGAGATGTAACACCCTATGCTTGTACACTATATGGGTGAAACGCATACAAGTGGTTATGGGGAGTTCAGAAAAAGCCTCTCTTCTCAAAGGGGCATGTCCTCCTTTTATAGTATCAAGGGGTTCACCACATTGCCCGTCTTTTTACCAACTCCTAGTCGTAGGCTATCATCATGCTTCTGCTGGGAGCCCCATGGCGCGCCAGCTAGTCGCCTTAGTGCCGTGCTAGCGCCATGCCACGCTTGCTCAATCCCGTCTATGAGAGGGTAGGTGCGGTGGGCAGCTGTGCTGCTCCTGCTTGGTCCCATCAGTCAGCGGGTTGGCGGAAGGGACGACCATGCTTCCTCCTACCCGGTCCCATCAGTTAGTGCCTCGACCTTAGGACCGGTGACCTTTTTTGGATAACATGG includes:
- the LOC102713926 gene encoding glucose-1-phosphate adenylyltransferase large subunit 4, chloroplastic/amyloplastic isoform X1 encodes the protein MATCSWAATAPASPRPRLRPAAAARCRRSRVAATRRAASAAAASCVLAEAPQGIKMEQADAAAPGAAAAAAARRDVGPDTVASIILGGGAGTRLFPLTRTRAKPAVPVGGCYRLIDIPMSNCINSKINKIYVLTQFNSQSLNHHIARTYNIGEGVGFGDGFVEVLAATQTVGESGKRWFQGTADAVRQFLWLFEDARLKRIENILILSGDHLYRMDYMDFVQKHVDKGADISVACVPVDESRASDFGLLKTDRNGRITDFLEKPKGESLKSMQLDMGIFGLSPEIADTHKYMASMGIYVFRTDILLRLLRGHYPTANDFGSEVIPMAAKDYNVQAYLFDGYWEDIGTIKSFFEANLALTDQSPNFYFYDPVKPIFTSPKFLPPTKVENCKVVNSIVSHGCFLTECSVEHSVIGVRSRLEPGVQLKDTMMMGADYYQTEAERFSELSDGKVPIGLGENTKIRNCIIDKNARIGKNVLITNSENVQEAERPLEGFYIRSGITVILKNAVIPDGTVI
- the LOC102713926 gene encoding glucose-1-phosphate adenylyltransferase large subunit 4, chloroplastic/amyloplastic isoform X2, producing the protein MEQADAAAPGAAAAAAARRDVGPDTVASIILGGGAGTRLFPLTRTRAKPAVPVGGCYRLIDIPMSNCINSKINKIYVLTQFNSQSLNHHIARTYNIGEGVGFGDGFVEVLAATQTVGESGKRWFQGTADAVRQFLWLFEDARLKRIENILILSGDHLYRMDYMDFVQKHVDKGADISVACVPVDESRASDFGLLKTDRNGRITDFLEKPKGESLKSMQLDMGIFGLSPEIADTHKYMASMGIYVFRTDILLRLLRGHYPTANDFGSEVIPMAAKDYNVQAYLFDGYWEDIGTIKSFFEANLALTDQSPNFYFYDPVKPIFTSPKFLPPTKVVNSIVSHGCFLTECSVEHSVIGVRSRLEPGVQLKDTMMMGADYYQTEAERFSELSDGKVPIGLGENTKIRNCIIDKNARIGKNVLITNSENVQEAERPLEGFYIRSGITVILKNAVIPDGTVI